A portion of the Salvia miltiorrhiza cultivar Shanhuang (shh) unplaced genomic scaffold, IMPLAD_Smil_shh original_scaffold_447, whole genome shotgun sequence genome contains these proteins:
- the LOC131004659 gene encoding uncharacterized protein LOC131004659, giving the protein MHAIRDCGWVSVLWAVSPLRMQPLKQGENCSIVDWFEKIRACPQHEVHAIFATIAWVCWYARNLLIFQNKVLSHVECLGIATRAQWIRPTCSLIQKPSSTRLECNEEGVCKVATNAAFNVGRGVGVGAVLKQGDGSLLGCRFGFSAGAFTVIEGEAIALLEGLKLCREKGVMDVIAETDCQQLYWKLARHENDLSYLGDTLREIFELTSSFRRVTFSWTPREGNSIADKLALFALSSLINVSSFEVLPSVLNFVSLV; this is encoded by the coding sequence ATGCATGCTATCAGGGATTGTGGTTGGGTGAGTGTTCTTTGGGCTGTCTCACCACTTCGTATGCAACCATTGAAGCAGGGGGAGAATTGCTCGATTGTTGATTGGTTTGAGAAAATCAGAGCTTGCCCTCAACATGAAGTCCATGCTATTTTTGCGACGATTGCTTGGGTTTGCTGGTATGCTAGAAATCTTCTCATTTTCCAAAACAAAGTCTTATCTCATGTTGAGTGTCTTGGTATTGCGACTCGGGCTCAATGGATAAGACCGACTTGTTCTTTAATACAGAAGCCGAGTTCTACTCGGCTGGAGTGCAACGAGGAGGGTGTCTGCAAGGTTGCCACTAATGCGGCGTTTAATGTGGGGAGAGGCGTTGGGGTTGGAGCAGTTCTGAAGCAGGGTGATGGTTCTCTCTTGGGATGCAGATTTGGTTTTTCTGCAGGGGCTTTTACTGTGATCGAAGGAGAAGCGATAGCTTTGCTTGAAGGTTTAAAACTTTGCAGGGAGAAAGGCGTGATGGATGTGATTGCTGAAACTGATTGCCAACAACTCTATTGGAAGCTTGCTCGACATGAGAATGATTTATCTTATCTGGGAGACACGCTGAGAGAGATTTTTGAGTTGACAAGCTCGTTCCGCAGGGTTACTTTCAGTTGGACGCCAAGAGAAGGAAACTCCATTGCCGATAAATTAGCTTTGTTTGCTCTTTCTTCTTTGATTAATGTTTCTTCTTTTGAGGTTCTACCTTCTGTGTTGAACTTTGTTTCGCTTGTTTAA